The sequence GGACTTCCGACTCCGAATTCAAACCATGCAGAAGAAATTGTAAAAGCCGGAATCGAAATCCAATCGTGGATGAAAGAGCAGAATAATAAATGGAGCTTGAGAATGGGAATTCATTCAGGGCCTGTCACGGCTGGAGTGGTGGGCGATAAAAAATTCGCTTACGATATTTGGGGGGATACGGTGAATACGGCAAGCAGAATGGAATCATCGGGTGAGGCAGGAAGAATAAATATTTCGGGCGCAACGTACCAAATCCTTCAAGGTTTTCAAAACCTTGAAGGATTAGAATTCAAGTTCCGCGGAAAAATTCCCGCCAAGAATAAAGGCGAAATAGAAATGTATTTTGTGGAAAGCAAATAACTTTATGTGATGCAAAAACTTATTATTCTTTTTAGCGGTTTTTTATTTTCTGTTTCCTGCTTGGGTCAGAATAAAGCGCTGGATTCCTTAACCCACCTGCTCGCGGAGTGCAAAACCGATACGGGAAAAGTTATCTTGCTTTTTAAAATCAGCGATGAATATTTTTGCTGCAGCGATGACAGCGCAAATGCTTTTGCCCAGCGCGGGCTTCATCTCGCTCAACGTATAAATTTTCAGAGGGGAATTGCAATAAATTTAATAACGATAATAAAATATTACAGGAGACAAGGAAGCTATGCCCTAGCCATTCAGCATTCGCTGGAGTTAATGAAAATAGCGGACAGTACACGGGACGAAGAATTAATTTCTTCCGCCAACACAGAAATAGGAAATGTATATTATGTTCAGAATAATTTAAATGATGCCATTCTTCATTTTGAAAAAGCGCTTGAAACAGAAAAAAAAAGGGGTAATAAGCAGGGAATGGCAGCCCTCACCGCCAACATCGCCAACTGCTATATGCTTAAAGGCGATTACATCAAAGCGCTCGATTACAATCAGCAATCCTTAAAACTTGAACAGGAAAGAAATAACACGCAGGGCATTGCCGAAAGTTTAATCAACATAGGCAATGTTTATTACATGCGAAAATATTTTGCAAAAGCCCGCGAGAATTATGAAGAAGCGCAAAAAAAATTCGAAAGCATTAACGACCAGAAAGACATTGCTTCGCTGCTTGCAAATATAGGCAGCGTGTATGACGAAGAGAAAAATTTTCTGAAGGCGCTCGAATACTTTGAAAGGGCATTGGGAATTGCAAAAAAAAATAATTACAAAGACCTTGTTGAAGCAGTATATGAGAATTTCGCTTCCTGCTATGAGCATCAGAATAATTTCCAGAAAGCATACGAATACCATAAACTTTATTCCGATACCAAAGACAGTTTGCTGAATGAAGAAAGCAGCAAGCAAATTGCAGAAATGCAAACCAAGTACGAAACGGAGAAGAAAGAGCGGCAGATAACACTTTTGAACAAAGATAAAGATCTGCAGTTTCTTAAATTACAGCGACAAAGATTAATAATTTTATATGTTGCAGCAGGACTTTTAGTGGTGCTGATACTTTCAGTGTTCATTTTCCGCGAGAGAAGAAAATCAGAAAAACTTTTGCTGAATATTTTACCGGCAGAAACAGCGAAGGAACTCAAATCAAAAGGAAAAGCATCTCCGCGTCATTACGAAAGCGTGACTGTTATGTTTACCGACTTCAAAGGGTTCACTACCATTGCCGAAAAACTTTCTGCGGAAGAATTAGTTTCAGAATTAGATTTTCTTTTCAAAAAGTTTGATGAAATAATTTCCAGATACAACATCGAAAAAATAAAAACCATCGGAGATGCGTATATGTGCGCAAGCGGCTTGCCGGTTTCGAATTCAAACCATGCAGAAGAAATTGTAAAAGCCGGAATCGAAATCCAATCGTGGATGAAAGAGCAGAATAATAAATGGAGCTTGCGCGTGGGAAGTAGTAGGCGATAAAAAATTTGCTTATGATATCTGGGGAGATACGGTGAATACGGCAAGCAGAATGGAATCTTCAGGCGAGCCGGGTAAAATAAATATTTCGGGCGCAACGTACCAAATCCTTCAAGGTTTTGAAAACCTTGAAGGATTAGAATTCAAGTTCCGAGGAAAAATCCCCGCAAAGAACAAAGGAGAAATAGAAATGTATTTTGTTGAGAAATCGTAAATGAAAAAAGCAGTACATAGTTTACTTTTTCTCCTTATTACTATCACTTTATTTTCTCAGCAAAAAAAAATTGATTCATTGGAGAATGTTTTGAAAACTGCAAAGGAAGATACAAACAAAGTGAATACTTTGAACGCTTTGAGTATGCAATTATGGCGAACAGGAGATTTTAATAAATCAAAACAATACGCCACAAATGCATTATCTCTCTGTGAAAAATTGAATTTTAAAAAGGGGCTCGCTACAGCTTACAATAACATCGGAATCAGTTATCGGAATCTAAGCGATTATACGGAGGCATTGAAGAATCACTTGCAAGCCCTAACTATAATGAAAGAACTTGGCGATAAAAAAGGACTTGCCACAACTTACAACGGCATAGGACTTATTTATAAAAACCAAGGCAATTATCCTGAAGCGTTAAATAATTTTTTGCAATCATTAAAAATAGATGAGGTGTTTGGTGACAAGCAAGGCATGGCTTCTTCTTACAATAATATCGGAATTGTTTATTGGAAACAGGGAAACTCGACCGAAGCATTAAAAAACCATTTGGAAGCATTAACGTTAAGAGAGGAAATCAACGACAAAAAAGGTCTCGCGGCTTCCTACAATAATATCGGTTCTATTTATGAATATCAGGGCGATTCGCTTGGCACCCGCCACGATTCTTTAGATATGAAAAATAAATATTCGGAGGCGCTGAAAAATCATTTGAAAGCACTAAAAATAAAAATAGAAATTGGCGACAAAAGAGGAATCGGCAATTCTTACAATAATATCGGAACCATTTACAACAAACAGGGTAACCGCAAAGAGGCATTGAAAAATCATCTTGGCGCATTAAAAATAAGAGAAGAAATTGGTGATAAAGAAGGCGTAGCAACTTCTTATATCAACCTTGGAACTATTTTTACTGAAGACAAAAAATATAAGGAAGCAAAGAACTATTTTATAAACGCATTGCAATTGTCCATAGAAATTAAAAACAAAGATGACATTCAAGATAGTTACAAAGAATTATCACAATTGTCGGCACTATCGGGTGATTTTAAAAATGCCTATCAGTATCACAAACTTTATAGCGATGTAAAAGATTCACTCCTCAACGAAGAAAGTTCAAAGCAGATAGTCGAAATGCAAACCAAGTACGAAACTGAAAAAAAGGAACAACAGATAACGTTGCTGAATAAGGATAAAGAATTGCAGGATGCTCAACTGAACAGACAGAAAATAATTATCTGGTCAGTAGCGGCAGGATTACTTGTTGTGCTGACACTTTCCATTTTCATTTTCCGTGAGAGAAGGAAATCAGAAAAACTTTTATTGAACATTCTCCCTGTAGAAACCGCGCGTGAATTAAAAGCAAATGGTAAAGCAACAGCAAAGCATTACGAAAGCGTAACCGTCATGTTTACCGACTTCAAAGGATTCACCACCATCGCAGAAAAACTTTCTGCGGAGGAATTAGTTTCAGAATTAGATTTTCTTTTCAAGAAGTTTGACGAAATAATTTCTAAGTATAACATTGAAAAAATAAAAACCATCGGAGATGCCTATATGTGCGCCTCAGGATTGCCAACTCCAAATTCAAATCACGCAGAGAATATTGTTCGCGCTGCATTGGAGATTCAGAAATTCATGGAAGAGTCTGCAATCAGCAACCGGCAATCGGCAAATGAAAAACAAAAATTGCGGACTGCCGACTGGAATTTGAGGATTGGTATTCATTCGGGACCTGTTACCGCTGGAGTAGTGGGCGATAAAAAATTCGCTTACGATATTTGGGGGGATACGGTGAATACGGCAAGCAGAATGGAATCATCGGGAGAGGCAGGAAGAATAAATATTTCGGGCGCAACGTACCAAATCCTTCAAGGTTTTGAAAACCTTGAAGGATTAGAATTCAAGTTCCGCGGAAAAATACCCGCCAAAAACAAAGGAGAGATTGATATGTACTTTGTGAAGCAAAGCGCGATGGAGAAAATAATTTAGCAATGAAAAAATGAAACGGCTTTTTATTTTCATATTCACATTTATACACCTGCATATCTGTACATTTATATTCGCACAACAAAAAAAAATTGATTCATTGGAGAAACTATTCCCGGTTGTACATGACGAGAAGGAGAAGGTTAAGATTCTTAAAAAACTATGCAGCGAATATCGGGATGCTGGCGAATATGATAAATCTATGAAACAAGCTCAGGAACTTTTGAATTTATCGCAAAAGTTAAATTATAAAAATGACATCGGTGAAGCATTTAGGCAAATGGGTTTGACTTGCAAGCGGCATGGAAATTTAAACGAGGCGCTGAATTATTTTTTAAAAGCGGAAACAATATGGGAAGAAAACCGATACAGCAAAGGCATGGCTGCGTCATATGAAGATATTGGCGGTGCTTATTTCAATAATGGAGATTATGCCCATGCAAGTGAATATTTTTGGAAATCATTAAAGACAATGGAAATCACAGGCAATAAACACGGAGAAGCAAATTGTTACGGTGATCTTGCTGAAATACTTGCTCAAAACGGGGACAATGTTAAGGCGTTGGAATATTATAATACAGCCATAAAAATTTTAAATGAAAACGGGCTTCAACAACATACAGCCTCTCCGCTCAGTGGAATAGGAATCATTTATTTCAGTCAGAAAAACTATGAAAAAGCAATAGATTATTTTAAACAATCATTGGCGATTGATGAAAAAACAGGCGACAAAAAAAGTATCTCCACTATGCTTAATGATATTGGCAGCGCTTATGATGAAGAAGGAAAATATGATATGGCGCTTGATTATTATTTTAAAGCATTGCAGTTGAGCGAGGAACTTAAAGTGCCTGACCAAACCAGTATGAATTTATACAATATCGGATATGTATATGGGAAACAAAAAAAGTTTGAACAAGCAATTGAGTATCTTAAAAAAGGGCTTGCTCTTGCAAAGCAAATCAATTCCAAATTTGATATAAAGAATGCGTTTCAATTTTTATCAGAAACCTATCAGCGAATGGGCGACTATAAAAACGCATACGAATACCACAAACTTTATTCCGATACCAAAGACAGTTTGCTCAATGAGGAATCTTCCAAGCAAATTGCAGAAATGCAAACCAAGTATGAAACAGAAAAGAAAGAACAGCAGATTACTTTACTGAATAAGGATAAAGAATTACAAGACGCACAACTCAACCGGCAGAAGATTGTGATATGGTCAGTCGGAGGAGGATTGTTTGTGGTGCTGACACTTTCCATCTTCATTTTTCGCGAGCGAAGAAAATCGGAAAAACTTCTTTTAAATATTTTACCAGTCGAAACCGCAAGAGAACTCAAGGCAAATGGAAAAGCAAAAGCAAAACATTAC is a genomic window of Bacteroidota bacterium containing:
- a CDS encoding tetratricopeptide repeat protein; the protein is MEKLFPVVHDEKEKVKILKKLCSEYRDAGEYDKSMKQAQELLNLSQKLNYKNDIGEAFRQMGLTCKRHGNLNEALNYFLKAETIWEENRYSKGMAASYEDIGGAYFNNGDYAHASEYFWKSLKTMEITGNKHGEANCYGDLAEILAQNGDNVKALEYYNTAIKILNENGLQQHTASPLSGIGIIYFSQKNYEKAIDYFKQSLAIDEKTGDKKSISTMLNDIGSAYDEEGKYDMALDYYFKALQLSEELKVPDQTSMNLYNIGYVYGKQKKFEQAIEYLKKGLALAKQINSKFDIKNAFQFLSETYQRMGDYKNAYEYHKLYSDTKDSLLNEESSKQIAEMQTKYETEKKEQQITLLNKDKELQDAQLNRQKIVIWSVGGGLFVVLTLSIFIFRERRKSEKLLLNILPVETARELKANGKAKAKHYESVTVMFTDFKGFTTIAEKLSAEELVSELDFLFKKFDEIISKYNIEKIKTIGDAYMCASGLPTPNSNHAENIVRAALEIQKFMEESAISSLQSANEKQKLWTADWNLRIGIHSGSVTAGVVGDKKFAYDIWGDTVNTASRMESSGEPGKINISGATYQILQGFENLEGLEFKLRGKIPAKNKGEIEMYFVEKT
- a CDS encoding tetratricopeptide repeat protein, with amino-acid sequence MKKAVHSLLFLLITITLFSQQKKIDSLENVLKTAKEDTNKVNTLNALSMQLWRTGDFNKSKQYATNALSLCEKLNFKKGLATAYNNIGISYRNLSDYTEALKNHLQALTIMKELGDKKGLATTYNGIGLIYKNQGNYPEALNNFLQSLKIDEVFGDKQGMASSYNNIGIVYWKQGNSTEALKNHLEALTLREEINDKKGLAASYNNIGSIYEYQGDSLGTRHDSLDMKNKYSEALKNHLKALKIKIEIGDKRGIGNSYNNIGTIYNKQGNRKEALKNHLGALKIREEIGDKEGVATSYINLGTIFTEDKKYKEAKNYFINALQLSIEIKNKDDIQDSYKELSQLSALSGDFKNAYQYHKLYSDVKDSLLNEESSKQIVEMQTKYETEKKEQQITLLNKDKELQDAQLNRQKIIIWSVAAGLLVVLTLSIFIFRERRKSEKLLLNILPVETARELKANGKATAKHYESVTVMFTDFKGFTTIAEKLSAEELVSELDFLFKKFDEIISKYNIEKIKTIGDAYMCASGLPTPNSNHAENIVRAALEIQKFMEESAISNRQSANEKQKLRTADWNLRIGIHSGPVTAGVVGDKKFAYDIWGDTVNTASRMESSGEAGRINISGATYQILQGFENLEGLEFKFRGKIPAKNKGEIDMYFVKQSAMEKII
- a CDS encoding adenylate/guanylate cyclase domain-containing protein translates to GLPTPNSNHAEEIVKAGIEIQSWMKEQNNKWSLRMGIHSGPVTAGVVGDKKFAYDIWGDTVNTASRMESSGEAGRINISGATYQILQGFQNLEGLEFKFRGKIPAKNKGEIEMYFVESK